One Persicobacter psychrovividus DNA window includes the following coding sequences:
- a CDS encoding LacI family DNA-binding transcriptional regulator yields the protein MEKKKINQQYIANLVGVSRVTVTKAMQDHEDIALETRKRIQKVAAEVGYVPSTIGRSLVNKSTKTIGIVFPKINHSFFSSVTEQMYATAEELGYRVILMVSFEDKEREQQAIRTLISMQVDGIIIDTAVTDLDTKVFDIIKKNQIPFIFFDRKIVGINDAGIYFQDYDLSFQLTTELINKGYTNMLYLSGSQNINIGKMRLNGFTEGMHSRNLPVHEDRIITTELTEESGYEAFKGYLKKHKELPEVVLCVNDSTALGVYRACEEANIRIPEDLGVVGFGDTAIARLTRPRLSSVKLNSMEAAKKTVRNLIYLIKNSNGKIQDEFFSGSVIFRDSVKENVYVD from the coding sequence ATGGAGAAAAAAAAGATCAACCAGCAATATATCGCAAACCTGGTGGGGGTGTCACGTGTGACGGTCACCAAGGCTATGCAGGATCATGAAGATATTGCACTTGAAACCCGCAAGCGGATTCAGAAAGTCGCTGCGGAGGTCGGGTATGTCCCGAGTACTATTGGGCGAAGTCTGGTAAATAAAAGCACCAAAACCATCGGTATCGTATTTCCGAAAATTAACCATTCCTTTTTTAGTTCTGTAACAGAACAAATGTATGCGACAGCAGAAGAGTTGGGCTATCGGGTAATTCTGATGGTCTCCTTTGAGGATAAGGAGCGAGAGCAGCAGGCCATTCGAACGCTGATTAGCATGCAGGTAGATGGAATTATCATCGATACGGCGGTAACTGATTTGGACACGAAAGTATTCGACATCATTAAAAAAAATCAGATCCCCTTCATTTTCTTTGACCGTAAAATTGTGGGCATCAATGATGCTGGTATCTACTTTCAAGATTATGACCTGAGTTTTCAGCTGACAACAGAGCTTATTAACAAGGGCTACACCAATATGCTATATCTGTCAGGTTCACAGAATATCAATATTGGTAAAATGCGCCTTAATGGTTTTACTGAAGGAATGCACAGCAGGAATCTGCCTGTTCATGAAGACAGAATCATCACCACAGAGCTTACAGAAGAAAGTGGTTATGAAGCCTTTAAAGGATATTTGAAAAAACACAAGGAATTACCTGAGGTTGTCCTTTGTGTAAATGACTCCACTGCACTGGGGGTATATCGCGCATGTGAAGAAGCCAATATTCGAATTCCTGAAGATTTGGGTGTAGTGGGTTTTGGAGACACTGCCATTGCACGCCTCACACGCCCCCGACTATCGAGCGTGAAGTTAAATTCTATGGAGGCTGCTAAAAAAACAGTACGCAACCTGATTTATCTGATCAAAAATTCCAATGGAAAAATACAGGATGAGTTTTTCTCTGGGTCTGTTATTTTCCGAGATAGTGTGAAAGAGAATGTTTATGTAGATTAA
- a CDS encoding sulfatase yields the protein MFRAYLSTIIICSFFAVSCANKAGQQQEEAKQPNILFIMSDDHAYQAISAYQDHLINTPNIDRIAKEGMRFDNACVTNSICAPSRAVILTGKHSHINGKTDNHFPFDTSNVTFPQLFQQAGYQTAMFGKLHFGNAPKGFDEYKILPGQGAYYNPTFITKTEGKKDFPGYVTDIITDMTLNWLDKERKEDQPFMLMYLHKAPHREWLPAERHIAEYANKTFPEPASLFDDYEGRGTAAHTAEMNILEHMNWAGDSKIYPEVMDELGIPDASGWDHKAFNRERKRMTDEQKANWDKVYKPMNEAFKKNFPNMTREEKMKWRYQRYMQDYLGTIAAVDENVGRVLDYLDEHGLAENTLVVYTSDQGFYLGEHGWFDKRFAYNESFKTPLLMRWPKEIKAGTVRNEMVQNLDFAQTFLDAAGIDQPQDMQGESLMPLLTGNDQDWDRDAVYYHYYEYPSIHMVKRHYAIITQKYKLIHFYYDVDEWELYDREKDPQELTNQYNNPEYASVVESLKGQLDELRVKYKDSNELNQAYIDKYLKKVSEFRYNVKTGK from the coding sequence ATGTTTAGAGCCTATTTATCAACCATCATTATTTGTAGCTTTTTTGCAGTTTCCTGTGCCAATAAGGCCGGGCAGCAACAAGAAGAAGCGAAGCAACCGAACATCTTGTTCATTATGTCTGATGATCATGCCTATCAGGCCATTAGTGCCTATCAGGACCATCTGATTAATACTCCCAATATCGACAGAATTGCCAAGGAGGGCATGCGATTTGATAACGCCTGTGTTACCAATTCAATCTGCGCCCCATCTCGGGCGGTAATTCTTACCGGTAAGCATTCTCATATCAATGGGAAGACTGATAACCATTTTCCCTTTGATACTTCCAATGTAACTTTTCCTCAGCTGTTCCAGCAGGCAGGTTACCAAACGGCGATGTTTGGGAAGCTGCATTTTGGAAATGCGCCAAAAGGATTTGATGAATATAAAATCTTGCCTGGGCAAGGGGCATATTATAACCCGACATTCATCACCAAAACAGAAGGGAAGAAAGATTTTCCAGGCTATGTTACGGACATCATTACCGACATGACCCTCAACTGGCTGGATAAAGAACGTAAGGAAGACCAGCCGTTTATGCTGATGTATTTGCATAAAGCACCGCACCGTGAGTGGTTGCCGGCAGAACGTCATATCGCTGAGTATGCCAACAAAACATTCCCAGAGCCTGCTTCTCTATTTGATGATTATGAAGGGCGTGGCACGGCAGCGCATACGGCGGAAATGAATATTCTCGAGCACATGAACTGGGCTGGAGATTCAAAAATTTATCCTGAGGTAATGGATGAACTCGGTATTCCTGATGCTTCTGGCTGGGATCATAAAGCCTTTAACCGTGAGCGTAAACGAATGACCGATGAGCAAAAAGCGAACTGGGATAAAGTTTATAAGCCGATGAATGAGGCCTTCAAAAAGAACTTCCCGAACATGACCCGTGAAGAAAAAATGAAATGGCGTTATCAGCGTTATATGCAGGATTATTTGGGGACCATTGCCGCTGTGGATGAAAACGTGGGGCGCGTGTTGGATTATTTGGATGAGCATGGTTTGGCAGAAAACACCTTGGTGGTTTATACTTCAGATCAAGGATTTTATTTGGGTGAACATGGGTGGTTTGATAAACGATTTGCTTACAATGAGTCTTTCAAAACGCCTTTGCTGATGCGCTGGCCTAAGGAGATTAAGGCAGGGACTGTACGTAATGAAATGGTACAAAACCTTGATTTTGCACAGACCTTTTTAGATGCTGCGGGCATTGATCAGCCACAGGATATGCAAGGTGAAAGCCTGATGCCTCTCTTGACCGGTAATGATCAGGATTGGGACCGTGATGCCGTTTACTACCATTATTATGAGTACCCATCGATTCATATGGTGAAACGTCATTATGCGATCATTACCCAAAAATACAAGTTGATTCACTTTTATTATGATGTGGATGAGTGGGAATTATACGACCGTGAGAAAGATCCACAAGAGTTGACCAATCAATACAATAATCCGGAATATGCGTCAGTTGTGGAAAGCCTGAAGGGGCAGCTGGACGAGTTGCGAGTGAAATATAAAGATTCCAATGAGTTGAATCAGGCTTATATCGATAAGTACTTGAAGAAGGTGAGTGAATTTCGATATAATGTAAAAACCGGGAAGTAA
- a CDS encoding aldehyde dehydrogenase family protein, giving the protein MSNKYQLPNQARIFQNWVGGTWKPSASGKTFNRISPGHGQEVGQYPLSQEEDTIEAIQVAKASFEQGLWKDMSGIDRSKIVGRVAEIIRQRSEELALIECLESGKPISQAQDEMEWAAGIWDFAATMCRHIQGGANTNLGPDMTVMTIKEPAGVVGMITPWNFPLLIISQKLPFALAAGCSAVIKPSEMTPGTTLLLGEICQQAGVPDGVVNVLSGYGNPVGTTLSSHADIDMVTFTGSTQVGRMIAKSAADTLKKVELELGGKNPQLVFPDADLDVLVDAVVFGIFFNMGECCNSGSRIIIHESLKEAFVEKVVAHAKKMKFGDPLDPTVKMGAIINQQQCDKIMHYIHSGEEQGARLVLGGRKLDTPDGLFIEPTIFADVSPEMDIAKEEIFGPVLSVITFSTTEEAIAIANGTEFGLSSGVWTKDINTAMMVSRKIVAGTVWINNWMSGFPEVPFGGMKQSGLGRELGVHSVDEYLETKSILIQTNPTAGNWTTGE; this is encoded by the coding sequence ATGAGCAATAAATATCAATTGCCGAATCAGGCCCGCATTTTTCAGAACTGGGTAGGCGGCACATGGAAGCCCTCGGCGAGCGGCAAAACTTTCAACCGAATAAGCCCGGGACATGGGCAGGAAGTTGGGCAATATCCACTTTCGCAGGAAGAAGATACGATTGAGGCTATTCAGGTCGCTAAGGCAAGTTTTGAGCAGGGCCTTTGGAAGGACATGTCGGGTATTGATCGCTCAAAAATTGTTGGTCGGGTGGCGGAAATTATCCGTCAGCGTTCCGAAGAGTTGGCTTTGATAGAATGCCTTGAAAGCGGTAAGCCGATCTCGCAGGCACAAGATGAAATGGAATGGGCGGCTGGTATCTGGGATTTTGCTGCAACAATGTGTCGTCATATTCAAGGAGGTGCCAATACGAACTTGGGACCCGACATGACCGTGATGACCATTAAGGAGCCGGCAGGAGTGGTAGGGATGATTACCCCCTGGAATTTTCCGCTGTTGATTATTTCACAGAAATTGCCCTTTGCCCTTGCTGCTGGCTGTTCGGCTGTAATTAAACCTTCAGAGATGACTCCCGGCACTACGCTTCTTTTAGGCGAGATCTGTCAGCAAGCGGGCGTACCCGATGGCGTAGTGAACGTATTGTCGGGCTACGGTAACCCGGTGGGAACCACCTTATCGTCCCATGCTGATATCGACATGGTTACCTTTACCGGTTCAACGCAAGTAGGGCGCATGATTGCTAAATCGGCGGCTGATACCCTGAAAAAGGTGGAGCTGGAGCTTGGTGGTAAAAATCCGCAGCTTGTATTTCCTGATGCCGACCTTGATGTGTTGGTGGATGCCGTGGTGTTTGGTATTTTCTTCAATATGGGCGAATGCTGCAATAGCGGCTCGCGGATCATCATCCATGAATCGCTGAAAGAAGCTTTTGTAGAGAAAGTGGTGGCGCATGCCAAAAAGATGAAATTTGGCGATCCGTTGGATCCTACGGTGAAAATGGGAGCGATCATCAATCAACAGCAATGCGATAAAATCATGCATTATATTCATAGCGGCGAAGAGCAGGGAGCTCGCCTGGTGCTTGGTGGTCGTAAACTCGACACGCCTGATGGATTGTTTATCGAACCGACCATTTTTGCTGATGTAAGCCCTGAGATGGACATTGCAAAGGAAGAGATTTTCGGCCCGGTGCTATCGGTGATTACTTTCAGTACAACGGAAGAAGCTATTGCGATTGCCAATGGAACTGAATTTGGACTGTCCTCTGGAGTGTGGACCAAAGACATCAACACCGCAATGATGGTCAGCCGTAAAATTGTGGCAGGAACGGTCTGGATTAATAACTGGATGTCTGGATTCCCTGAAGTGCCCTTTGGAGGAATGAAACAAAGTGGCTTGGGGCGTGAACTCGGCGTGCATAGTGTAGATGAATACCTTGAAACAAAATCGATCCTGATTCAGACCAACCCCACCGCTGGTAATTGGACCACCGGCGAATAA
- a CDS encoding acyl CoA:acetate/3-ketoacid CoA transferase yields MFKIIDSDQAVSYIKDGHTLAIGGAGAGHAVPDRLLQSLGEVFERTGHPQNITSIHPCGIGDNDQRGLNHIAREGLIKRDVGGFWGNAPKMTALAKAGKIEGYNLPQGVLSHLMRASASKKPGIITRVGLKTFVDPRLEGGKVNAEAKDDLVRLMPIDGQDYLFYPSFKIDVAFIRGTSIDCEGNLTMEQEVGFFAMMSIAQAAKTNGGIVIAQVKQVKEGHCDPGHVKVPGNFIDYVVVEPAQEMTFISGFEEALVKRDVAYQSDDLGLEGLKKVIMRRASMELEPNAFVNLGYGMSDAVPIVANEEGVCDELTFMIEQGASAGIPTTGLNFGAMYNPSSIVDDGYQFDFFQGGGLDIAFLGFAQIDKNGNVNSSRFGNVLTGCGGFIDISQNAKKVVFTGSFAVKGTQEITDQGVNVTYAGKAKKFVPQVEQVTFSGDFARENGQEVFYVTERAVFKLTDKGLQLIEIAPGVDLEKDILAMMDFMPEIADDLKVCLISIYNGESLGLKEKFKQVELV; encoded by the coding sequence ATGTTTAAAATCATAGATAGCGATCAGGCCGTCAGCTATATCAAAGATGGCCATACCCTTGCCATTGGCGGTGCAGGTGCAGGCCATGCTGTACCCGACAGGCTGCTGCAGTCATTAGGGGAAGTTTTTGAGCGGACAGGACATCCACAAAACATCACCTCCATTCACCCTTGCGGAATTGGTGATAATGACCAACGAGGGCTAAATCATATTGCCCGAGAGGGACTAATCAAAAGGGATGTTGGTGGTTTTTGGGGCAATGCACCAAAGATGACCGCCCTGGCTAAAGCCGGAAAAATCGAAGGTTATAACCTCCCACAGGGGGTTTTGAGTCATTTAATGCGTGCCTCAGCTTCCAAAAAGCCGGGAATTATTACCCGCGTAGGATTAAAAACCTTTGTTGATCCACGCCTTGAAGGAGGTAAAGTAAATGCCGAAGCCAAAGACGATTTGGTACGTTTGATGCCTATCGATGGGCAGGATTACCTGTTCTATCCTTCTTTTAAAATTGATGTGGCTTTCATTCGGGGAACTTCGATTGATTGTGAAGGAAATTTGACGATGGAGCAGGAGGTCGGCTTTTTTGCGATGATGTCCATTGCACAGGCAGCCAAAACCAACGGCGGAATTGTGATTGCGCAGGTGAAGCAGGTGAAGGAAGGTCATTGCGACCCTGGGCATGTTAAAGTGCCGGGTAATTTCATTGATTATGTGGTAGTGGAACCAGCGCAGGAGATGACTTTTATTTCGGGCTTTGAAGAAGCATTGGTGAAGCGAGATGTAGCCTACCAAAGTGATGACCTCGGGCTGGAGGGCCTAAAAAAGGTGATCATGCGTCGGGCTTCGATGGAGTTGGAGCCAAATGCTTTTGTGAATTTGGGCTATGGGATGTCGGATGCGGTGCCGATTGTGGCGAATGAGGAAGGGGTTTGTGATGAGCTGACTTTCATGATCGAGCAGGGTGCTTCGGCAGGTATTCCTACTACAGGCTTGAATTTTGGTGCCATGTACAACCCGTCATCGATCGTGGATGATGGCTATCAGTTTGATTTCTTTCAGGGGGGTGGATTGGATATTGCCTTTCTCGGCTTTGCACAGATCGATAAAAATGGCAATGTCAATTCCTCCCGCTTCGGAAACGTACTGACGGGCTGTGGAGGATTTATTGATATTTCTCAGAATGCTAAAAAAGTAGTTTTCACCGGTTCTTTTGCAGTGAAAGGCACCCAGGAAATCACCGATCAGGGGGTAAATGTAACCTATGCTGGCAAAGCCAAGAAGTTTGTGCCGCAAGTTGAGCAGGTGACTTTTTCAGGGGACTTTGCAAGGGAAAATGGACAAGAAGTTTTTTATGTTACTGAAAGAGCAGTATTCAAACTCACGGATAAAGGGCTTCAATTGATTGAAATCGCCCCTGGTGTGGATTTGGAAAAAGACATTTTGGCGATGATGGATTTCATGCCCGAGATTGCCGACGACCTGAAGGTTTGCCTTATCAGTATTTACAATGGAGAAAGCCTTGGGCTGAAAGAAAAGTTCAAACAGGTGGAATTGGTGTGA
- a CDS encoding glycosyl hydrolase family 28-related protein codes for MRNFMLFLSLLISFPLLVSAQQVDFKPTPKVYPTHFPAQEKVIAMVNAADYGVLGNGVTDVTEPLQKVIDRLHNWGGGTVFLPRGGYRLTKQLVLRPGVTLRGDWRNPEDKSQKGLGTTLMIEWGHNTKGAPSGDDAAILMGRSAGLTNMAIWYPLQNFKQPVPYPWTIKQPFGNFATLENVTMINVWNGIKLGPRPNQFLTVKDLYMTALNMGFERDQVYDCARMHKVRISPKYWIDSPAPNRPTSQVDIAKFRQYLRQNVIGAHIGHYAWTWMYDWEIEDCKVGIRTDRSYVKKNHKGPNGGFVKLRLINNQIGMLIGDNNYQGWAVSDAFISSNLPNAIGVQFKQDFATIAQFNEVVFDKNLKNPVIHLGKVGTATFVNCEFLGHAEGGRDIDVKSGNIEVTQCAFKGEKDHVFVGPQTVQAQLLSNDFATKPDILNQAKNQYKVSINHDVIAYQSPKKDFQYLDERFMPATDKIFDVTDFGALGDGKKDCTRAFQRAMKAAKKKGGGTVFIPAGDFVLTAPVVVPSGVELRGTYEVPHHPLNQFAQGKAWGVPGSVIYAYYGKNEPDAPGLIQVESNASVRGFRVWYPQQRVKEKGFTPFAWTLQGLGPNVWMKDITFVNSYNGVDLGSHESTGHKVDFIAGCVLNKGLWVDQNKGLGQIKNVHFIGHFWSNSHYPGKPKDWKQDRALIMETLEAFTYGETENEQTLHTFVFGSKIGQHFVSGKNGRAANGLFVAHGTDESQISLAFDDIGDRAIFHNYQLVSMTSPHVKNYLKIGDQVKGKATFVNTLVWGFNPGPTTGIEMKSGHFQFEQINFTNHADKGHFGVDQTGGKLLMIAPRFRLRSEGPMGPKGMYTTGKYFHFGAEIDQAEIYGVFTNFPAQLPQAIVDESKGKVKWNSNIPSNF; via the coding sequence ATGAGAAATTTCATGCTTTTCTTGAGCTTGCTGATCAGTTTTCCGCTGTTGGTAAGTGCTCAACAGGTTGATTTCAAGCCGACACCCAAAGTTTACCCTACACATTTCCCTGCTCAGGAGAAGGTCATTGCCATGGTCAATGCTGCTGATTATGGGGTGTTGGGCAATGGTGTTACCGACGTTACGGAGCCCCTTCAAAAAGTAATTGACCGCCTCCATAATTGGGGGGGCGGAACGGTATTTTTGCCAAGGGGAGGTTACCGCCTGACCAAACAGCTGGTATTAAGGCCAGGGGTTACCTTGCGCGGCGACTGGAGGAATCCTGAAGATAAGTCCCAAAAGGGATTGGGAACAACGCTGATGATTGAGTGGGGACACAATACCAAAGGCGCTCCATCGGGTGATGATGCCGCTATTTTAATGGGACGCTCTGCCGGCCTGACGAATATGGCGATTTGGTACCCATTGCAAAATTTTAAGCAACCGGTGCCTTATCCATGGACCATCAAACAGCCCTTTGGTAACTTTGCCACTTTGGAGAATGTAACGATGATCAACGTATGGAATGGTATCAAGCTGGGACCAAGACCCAACCAATTCCTGACGGTAAAAGATCTTTACATGACTGCCCTGAATATGGGCTTTGAGCGCGACCAGGTTTACGATTGCGCCCGAATGCATAAAGTGAGAATTTCTCCGAAATATTGGATAGATTCCCCTGCGCCCAACAGGCCGACCTCGCAGGTGGATATTGCCAAATTCAGGCAATATCTCCGCCAAAATGTGATCGGGGCCCATATTGGTCATTATGCTTGGACGTGGATGTATGACTGGGAGATTGAAGATTGTAAAGTGGGGATCAGAACAGATCGCTCCTATGTGAAGAAAAATCACAAAGGGCCCAATGGTGGATTTGTAAAGCTCAGATTGATCAATAACCAGATCGGAATGCTGATCGGGGACAACAATTATCAAGGGTGGGCGGTTTCGGATGCCTTCATTTCGTCGAATTTACCGAATGCCATTGGAGTGCAGTTTAAGCAAGATTTTGCAACGATAGCGCAATTCAACGAGGTCGTTTTTGATAAAAATCTAAAGAATCCAGTGATTCACCTTGGCAAGGTGGGGACAGCCACTTTCGTTAACTGTGAATTTTTGGGGCATGCTGAGGGTGGTCGTGATATTGATGTGAAATCAGGTAATATTGAGGTGACTCAATGTGCTTTCAAGGGGGAGAAAGACCATGTGTTCGTTGGACCGCAAACAGTTCAGGCACAATTGCTTTCCAATGATTTTGCCACCAAGCCAGATATCCTGAATCAGGCAAAAAATCAGTATAAGGTATCGATCAATCATGATGTGATTGCCTACCAGTCACCGAAAAAGGATTTTCAGTACCTCGATGAGCGTTTCATGCCAGCCACCGATAAAATTTTCGATGTGACAGATTTTGGTGCCCTCGGCGATGGAAAAAAAGATTGTACCCGTGCTTTTCAGCGTGCAATGAAAGCGGCCAAGAAAAAAGGAGGCGGAACGGTGTTTATCCCTGCAGGAGATTTTGTGCTTACCGCTCCGGTGGTGGTGCCTTCGGGTGTGGAGTTGCGCGGAACTTATGAGGTACCACACCACCCGCTAAATCAGTTTGCCCAAGGCAAAGCCTGGGGAGTTCCGGGTAGTGTGATTTATGCTTATTATGGGAAAAACGAACCTGATGCACCTGGTTTAATTCAGGTAGAATCCAATGCCTCGGTGCGAGGTTTTCGAGTTTGGTATCCGCAGCAGCGAGTTAAAGAAAAGGGTTTTACACCTTTTGCCTGGACCTTGCAGGGCTTGGGTCCCAACGTCTGGATGAAAGACATCACTTTTGTGAATAGCTATAATGGGGTGGATCTTGGTTCTCATGAAAGTACGGGGCATAAGGTGGATTTCATCGCCGGATGTGTGCTGAACAAAGGACTTTGGGTCGATCAAAATAAAGGACTTGGGCAGATAAAGAATGTCCATTTTATTGGTCACTTCTGGAGTAACTCCCACTATCCTGGAAAGCCAAAAGACTGGAAACAGGATCGTGCGCTGATCATGGAGACCCTTGAGGCATTCACCTACGGGGAGACAGAAAATGAGCAAACCCTGCATACTTTTGTGTTTGGCTCCAAGATTGGTCAGCATTTTGTCAGCGGAAAAAATGGCCGTGCTGCGAATGGATTATTTGTCGCTCACGGTACAGATGAATCACAGATCTCTTTGGCCTTTGATGATATTGGGGATCGTGCTATTTTCCACAATTATCAGTTGGTGTCCATGACTTCTCCGCACGTGAAAAACTATTTGAAAATCGGGGATCAGGTTAAGGGTAAGGCGACCTTTGTCAATACCCTCGTTTGGGGATTCAATCCTGGACCAACCACAGGTATCGAGATGAAGTCTGGGCATTTTCAGTTTGAGCAGATCAATTTCACCAACCACGCAGACAAAGGACATTTTGGTGTCGATCAGACAGGTGGGAAGTTGTTGATGATTGCCCCTCGTTTTCGATTAAGATCTGAAGGTCCAATGGGCCCAAAAGGAATGTACACCACCGGAAAATATTTCCATTTCGGAGCCGAAATCGATCAGGCAGAGATTTATGGGGTGTTCACCAATTTTCCGGCACAGTTGCCACAGGCAATCGTCGATGAATCTAAGGGGAAAGTGAAATGGAATTCTAATATTCCCTCGAATTTTTAG
- a CDS encoding enoyl-CoA hydratase/isomerase family protein: MILTEKNNGILKVTLNFPQKMNCMGFEMLTGLQKAVQQAKIDEEIKLLLITGAGEKAFSSGANIKEFQALTGEKVKEWIRLGNEVNNEIEALSIPTVALINGYAMGGGLELALACDFRLATPNALLASPEVKNGWLPGWGGMTRLRNLFGEPLAKRLVLASEYVDAQEAYRLGLVTKIVEEQEQTATFLNGLLEIKGAAYGIAKSALQNPHRRTDGVDVIFDVLAVQIANES, encoded by the coding sequence ATGATTTTAACAGAAAAAAATAACGGCATACTCAAGGTTACCCTCAACTTTCCGCAGAAAATGAACTGCATGGGATTTGAGATGTTAACCGGATTGCAGAAGGCGGTTCAACAGGCCAAAATAGACGAAGAAATTAAGTTGTTGCTCATTACTGGAGCAGGAGAAAAAGCCTTTTCTTCGGGCGCAAACATCAAGGAATTTCAGGCACTCACAGGCGAAAAGGTCAAGGAATGGATTCGCCTCGGTAATGAGGTGAACAATGAAATCGAAGCCCTCAGCATTCCGACCGTAGCTTTAATTAATGGCTATGCGATGGGTGGAGGCCTTGAATTGGCGCTGGCTTGTGATTTTCGCTTGGCAACACCTAATGCCCTTTTGGCTTCACCGGAAGTGAAAAATGGTTGGTTGCCTGGTTGGGGAGGAATGACTCGCCTACGTAATCTATTCGGTGAACCGCTGGCCAAACGCCTGGTGTTGGCGTCCGAATATGTGGATGCTCAGGAGGCCTATCGCCTGGGTTTGGTAACCAAAATTGTGGAGGAACAAGAGCAAACAGCTACTTTTTTGAATGGCCTGCTTGAAATTAAAGGAGCAGCCTATGGCATTGCGAAATCCGCTTTGCAAAACCCACACCGCCGAACTGATGGGGTAGATGTAATTTTTGATGTGCTGGCAGTGCAGATTGCCAATGAATCTTGA
- a CDS encoding glycoside hydrolase family 88 protein, giving the protein MKINQTLTFDQLAEGIDQLSEIIKIKAKSLNANYDPQKGSPVFTVEGKYTTRGWTEWTQGFQYGISILGFELTGDEELLHIGKEKTLNEMAHHLSHFGVHDHGFNNISTYGNLLRLSNQGKFEASEWEKEFYRLALKMSASVQAKRWTNIPEGGYLYSFNGPHSLFIDTIRTARILLLGHQLGHRMLEENDQQVDLLNRAVQHAMVSAKYLVYYGEGRDSYDERGRVSHEGIFNTNDGNYRCPNAQQGFSGFTTWTRGLAWAMVGFSEFIEFIDAHKSAVKDYANVRETLMKAAQATCDFYIDNSAADGITYWDTGAPKLHLLGDWRNRDAEPYNDFEPVDSSASAIGAQGMLRLGRLLLADDPQLSKKYTQAGLTTLQALLTDEYTAQDVNHQGLLLHTIYHEPNGWDHKPQEGKAAAGESSMWGDYHLVELAVLAKSIANNGYYRYFDEIK; this is encoded by the coding sequence ATGAAAATAAACCAAACATTAACCTTTGATCAATTGGCAGAGGGCATTGATCAGCTCTCTGAAATAATTAAAATAAAAGCCAAATCCCTAAATGCCAATTATGATCCGCAAAAAGGATCACCGGTATTTACGGTGGAGGGCAAATATACTACACGTGGCTGGACCGAATGGACGCAGGGATTCCAATATGGTATTTCCATTTTGGGCTTTGAACTGACAGGGGATGAGGAATTGTTGCACATCGGTAAGGAAAAAACCCTCAACGAGATGGCGCATCACCTTTCACATTTTGGGGTGCACGATCATGGTTTCAACAATATTTCCACCTATGGAAACCTGCTTCGCCTGTCGAATCAGGGTAAATTTGAGGCCTCAGAATGGGAGAAAGAATTCTATCGACTGGCTTTGAAGATGTCCGCTTCGGTGCAGGCGAAACGCTGGACAAATATTCCTGAAGGCGGATACCTGTACTCGTTCAATGGACCACATTCTTTATTCATTGATACGATACGTACGGCAAGAATCCTGTTGTTGGGTCATCAATTGGGCCACCGTATGCTGGAAGAAAATGATCAGCAGGTGGATTTGCTCAACCGTGCCGTACAACATGCGATGGTGTCTGCAAAATACCTTGTTTATTATGGCGAGGGAAGGGATTCTTACGACGAGCGTGGCCGTGTTTCTCACGAAGGGATTTTTAATACCAATGATGGGAATTACCGTTGCCCGAATGCCCAGCAGGGATTTTCAGGCTTTACTACCTGGACTCGCGGTCTGGCCTGGGCGATGGTTGGTTTTTCGGAATTTATTGAGTTTATCGACGCCCATAAAAGTGCGGTGAAAGATTACGCAAATGTGCGGGAAACACTTATGAAAGCCGCTCAGGCAACTTGCGATTTTTATATCGACAACTCGGCAGCAGACGGGATCACTTATTGGGATACGGGCGCACCAAAATTACACCTTTTAGGCGATTGGCGAAACCGTGATGCGGAGCCATATAATGATTTCGAACCGGTCGATAGTTCCGCTTCGGCGATCGGTGCTCAGGGAATGTTGCGCTTAGGAAGATTGCTGCTCGCTGACGATCCGCAGTTGAGTAAGAAATATACGCAAGCTGGTCTGACCACCCTTCAAGCGCTTTTGACAGATGAATATACAGCACAGGATGTCAATCATCAGGGGCTGCTATTGCATACGATTTATCATGAGCCAAACGGCTGGGACCATAAACCACAGGAAGGCAAAGCCGCCGCAGGGGAATCCTCGATGTGGGGCGATTATCACCTGGTAGAGTTGGCCGTGTTGGCTAAGAGCATTGCCAATAATGGCTATTATCGATATTTTGATGAAATTAAATAG